One Paraburkholderia sp. PREW-6R genomic region harbors:
- a CDS encoding LysR family transcriptional regulator, which yields MDIRHIRYFLAVADSGSVAAAARQLHIVQPALSRQIRDLEEELGAPLFSRSAKGVELTAAGEQFALDARRLLIDFQSARQRALRVAQGSAGALRLGVSPTYSWHPAILSQINRFRQAQPDISLRVEPLLATKQLTALAEGKLDGGFLGWRDVRDSRFDAITVLRCGLLIAMPKRASATMKVPERLADLAPLPCVWFDRDTAPTYYDFLIRQCQLAGFSPNIVQLGGDTTTILGLVAAGLGYSIVPDTALHSCPPGTQLIQHPELTLTYPLEFVWRRDHMNGPLAKFMRDMEARVPFDPNAKWTDDVPSKTDAVK from the coding sequence ATGGATATCCGACACATACGCTATTTTCTTGCCGTCGCCGATTCGGGCAGCGTGGCTGCTGCGGCGCGGCAGCTTCATATCGTACAGCCCGCATTGAGCCGGCAGATTCGCGATCTGGAAGAAGAACTCGGCGCACCGCTTTTTTCGCGCAGCGCCAAAGGTGTCGAACTCACTGCCGCCGGCGAACAGTTTGCGCTGGATGCGCGCAGACTGCTGATCGATTTCCAGTCGGCGCGGCAGCGTGCATTGCGAGTCGCGCAGGGCAGTGCGGGCGCACTGCGGCTCGGGGTGTCGCCCACCTATAGCTGGCATCCGGCGATCCTGTCGCAGATCAACCGCTTCCGGCAGGCGCAGCCTGACATCTCGCTGCGTGTCGAGCCGCTGCTGGCGACGAAGCAGTTGACCGCGCTCGCGGAAGGCAAGCTCGATGGCGGATTTCTCGGCTGGCGCGACGTGCGCGACTCGCGGTTCGACGCGATCACGGTGCTGCGTTGCGGGCTGCTTATCGCAATGCCGAAGCGGGCATCAGCGACGATGAAGGTTCCTGAGCGGCTCGCCGATCTCGCACCGCTGCCCTGCGTGTGGTTCGATCGCGATACCGCGCCGACCTATTACGACTTCCTGATCCGCCAGTGTCAGCTGGCGGGGTTCTCGCCGAACATCGTGCAGCTCGGCGGCGACACGACGACGATTCTCGGGCTCGTGGCCGCGGGCCTCGGCTATTCGATCGTGCCGGACACCGCGCTGCATAGCTGCCCGCCCGGCACGCAGCTGATTCAGCATCCCGAACTGACCTTGACCTACCCGCTGGAATTCGTCTGGCGCCGCGATCACATGAACGGGCCGCTTGCCAAGTTCATGCGTGATATGGAGGCGCGCGTGCCGTTCGACCCGAACGCGAAGTGGACCGACGATGTACCGTCGAAGACCGACGCGGTAAAGTGA